In the genome of Afipia felis ATCC 53690, the window TCGGTGCGCAGCGTGTCCCAGTAGCGCACGGCCTGCTCCCACTGCGCAGCCTTCGGCGACAGCGGACGACCCTTCAGAAACTCATACGCCTTCTCGTCGGGTGCGATGAGGCCCGCGCGTGCGCCGCCTTCGATCGACATGTTGCAGACCGTCATGCGGCCTTCCATCGTCAGCGCGCGGATCGCATCGCCGGCATATTCCAGCACGTAGCCGGTGCCGCCTGCGGTGCCGATCTCGCCGATGATGGCAAGGATGATGTCCTTCGCGGTGACGCCTTCGGGCAGCTTGCCGTCGACGACGGCACGCATGTTCTTGGCCTTCTTCTGGATCAGCGTCTGCGTGGCGAGCACATGCTCGACCTCTGAGGTGCCGATGCCGTGCGCCAGCGCGCCGAATGCGCCATGCGTCGAGGTGTGGCTGTCGCCGCACACGATCGTCGAGCCGGGCAGCGTGAAGCCCTGCTCCGGGCCGATGACGTGGACGATGCCCTGACGTTTGTCGAACTCGTTGAAATACTGCACGCCGAAGTCGCGCGCGTTGGTCGCAAGCGCAGCGATCTGCTCGGCGCTCTCCGGATCGGGGTTCGGCTTGGAGCGGTCGGTCGTCGGCACGTTGTGGTCGACAACGGCAAGCGTCTTCTCCGGCGCATGCACCTTGCGGCCGGACACGCGAAGGCCTTCGAACGCCTGCGGCGAAGTCACCTCATGGACAAGATGGCGATCAATGTAGAGCAGGCAGGTGCCGTCGGGCTGCTCGTCAACCAGGTGATCGTTCCAGATCTTGTCGTACAGGGTGGTCGGTTTGGCCATTTTGGTTTTCGCTTTTTCCGGGTCGGGCGCGTTCCGTAGGCGCCTGTTGCAGCGGGCTTTTTACTCGCATAAGGCGCGGCGGGAAAGTATTCTCGCCATATAAGAACTGCATGGGGCTCCTCAATGTCTGCACGGCCGCCGGTCGCACCCTATCTCACGGTTTCCCCCGCGGCGGGTGCCGTTGCATTCTACAGCGCCGCTTTCGACGCCAAGCAGAAAGCCCTGATGCCAGCGCTGGACGGCATGCGGATTATGCATTGCGAGTTGGAGATCAACGGCGGCACGCTGTTCCTGTCGGATGCGTTCCCCGAATTCGGCAAGGCGCGTTCGCCTCTGCCCGGCGAGCCGGTGACGGCCTCGGTCAGCCTCGAATTCGCAACGTCCGAGGAAGTGGACGAAGTGTTCACGCGGGCGACGAAGCTCGGTGCGGTCGGCGAAGTCTCGCCGACAAATTCATTTTGGGGCACGCGCACCGCGATCGTGCGTGATCCGTTCGGCCATCGCTGGATCATGAACGGTCCGCTCGCAACGTAATTGCTGTCGCGTTCACGCATGAAAAAAGCCCCGGTGAACCGGGGCTTTTTTGAATCCTTGATAGAAGCCGAATTACTCGGCAGCCGCAGCAGCCGTCGTGGTCTGACGCTGATCCTGCTTCTCGACGATGCGGGCCGATTTGCCGCGCAGGCCGCGCAGGTAATACAGCTTGGCACGACGCACCTTGCCGCGACGCACGAGCTTGATCGAGTCGATCATCGGCGAATAGATCGGGAAGACACGCTCGACGCCTTCGCCGTACGAAATCTTGCGAACGGTGAAGCTCTCGTTGATGCCACCGCCGTTGCGGCCGATGCAGACGCCTTCATAGGCCTGCACGCGGGTGCGGTCGCCTTCCTTGACCTTAACGTTGACGGTCACGGTGTCGCCCGGACCGAAGTCGGGAATGGTCTTCCCGGCGGCGAGCTTCTCGAGCTGCTCTTTCTCGAGCTCTTGGATGAGATTCATAGCAAAACTCCATCGGGCAGCGCGCCCGAAAGGGACTGCGCGAAATTTCGTATCCAGCACATGCACGGATTGGGCGCTGCTATACGCCAAACCGCACCCGTTGTCACTGGTCCGTCGTGTTTTTTGGCGTCTTTGAGCCAATTCGAGCCGCCCAGAGGTCCGGGCGGCGGGCTCGGGTCAGGGATTCGGCCTGGGCGCGCCGCCATGACTCGACCCTAGCGTGGTCACCGGAGGTCAAAACATCAGGAATCTCATGGCCTTCGAAGGTCTGAGGCCGGGTGTACTGGGGATACTCAAGAAGGCCGTCGGAAAAACTCTCCTCGGTTCCCGAAGCGAGCTTGCCCATGACACCCGGCAAGAGCCGGACGCAGGCATCGATCAGCACCATGGCGCCGAGTTCCCCGCCGGATAGTACGTAGTCGCCGATCGAGACCTCCTCGAGGCCGCGTGCCTCGATCACGCGCTGGTCCACGCCCTCGAACCGGCCGCAGACGATTATCGGGCCAGGGCCCCCCGCCAGTTCCACCACCCGCTTCTGGGTCAATGGCCGACCGCGCGGGCTCATCAGGAGGCGCGGCTGGTCGAAGTCGCATCCGGCGGCGTCGATCGCGGCCGCCAGCACATCGGCGCGGAGCACCATGCCGGGTCCCCCGCCGGAAGGGGTGTCATCGACGCTGCGGTGCCTGTCGGTCGCGGAGGCGCGGATGTCGCGCACGTCGAGCCGCCAGATGTCGGACGCCAGCGCGCGGCCTGCGAGGCTGACGCCGAGCGGGCCGGGAAACATCTCCGGAAACAGCGTGAGAACGGTGGCGCGCCAAGTCATGGCGCAGAATCCGCCGGGTCTGGCGAATCGCCTTCGATTTCTTGCGGTAGATCGACGACGACACGTCCCGCCGCAAGATCAACCGTCGGCACTACGGCGTTGGTAAACGGCAGCAAGAGTGATGGCCCGCTTTTCGGCGCGATCTCGATGATGTCGCCCGCGCCGAAATTATGGATCGCAGTAACGGTTCCGATAGCTGCGCCCTGCGGATCGAGGGCGGCGAGGCCGATCAGGTCAGCGTGGTAGTACTCGCCTTCATTAGTATCGGGCAGGGCATCGCGCGAGATGTAAAGCTCGATGCCGTTGAGGCGTTCTGCTTCGTCGCGGTTGGTGACGCCCTTGAGCGACGCGACCAGATGGTCCTTGGCAGCGCGGGCGCGCGCCACCTCGAATTGTCGCGCGCCGTCCTTGGTCGAGAGCGGGCCGTAGTCGATCACCGCCATCGGGTCTTCGGTGAACGGCCACAACCGCACCTCGCCGCGCACACCGTGCGCGGCGCCGATCTTCGCAACGCAGATGCGCGCTGCCCGGGTCATTCAGGCTTAAGCCTTGGGAGCCTCGGCGGCCGCCTTGCGCTCCTTGCGCGGCACGGCCTTCTCGGGGTTGTTGCGCGCGGTGCGCTTCGCAACGCCAGCCGCATCGAGGAAGCGCATCACACGGTCCGACGGCTGCGCGCCCTTGGCGAGCCAGGCCTTCACCTGCTCCATGTCGAGCTTGAGGCGAGCCTCGTTGTCCTTCGGCAGCAGCGGGTTGAAGTAGCCCAGGCGCTCGATGAAGCGGCCGTCGCGGGGAAAGCGCGAGTCGGCGACGACGACGTGATAAAACGGGCGCTTCTTGGTGCCGGCGCGGGCGAGGCGAATGACGACTGACATGGTGTTCTCCGTTCGATTCTAAAAATGCTTGTGTGACAGGGGTTATTTCTTCTTGCCCAGACCCGGAAATCCTCCGAGGCCCGGCAAATTCGGTTTTCCGAGGCCGCCCAATCCTGAGGGCAGGCCCGGAAAGTCTTTCGGCAGCGAAGGCATACCGCCGGGGCCTTGCGGCAACCCTTGAGGCATCTGGTCCTTCAACTGCTGAATCTGTTCAGGCGAGGGCATGCCGCCGCCAAAGCCCATCATCTGCGCAAGGCCAGCCATCGGGCCGCGCTTGCCCTGACCCATGGCCTTCATCATGTCGGCCATGCCCCGGTGCATCTTCAGGAGCTTGTTGACGTCCTCGACCTTCACGCCCGCGCCAGCGGCGATGCGCTTCTTGCGGCTCGCCTTCAGGACGTCGGGGTTCTTGCGCTCCGCGCGCGTCATCGAATCGATCACCGCCATCTGCCGCTTGACGATCCTGTCGTCGAGATTGGCGGCGGCGAGTTGGTTCTTCATCTTGGCGATGCCGGGCATCATGCCCATCAGGCCGCCGAGGCCGCCGAGATTCTGCATCTGGGCCAACTGTTCGCGCAGATCGGCAAGATCGAACTTGCCCTTGCGCATCTTCTCGGCTGTGCGCGCCGCCTTCTCCGCATCGATATTGGCGGCGGCTTTCTCGACCAGCGACACGATATCGCCCATGCCAAGGATGCGGCTTGCGATACGTGAAGGGTGAAAGTCTTCCAGCGCGTCGGTCTTTTCGCCGGTGCCGATCAGCTTGATCGGCTTGCCGGTGACGGCACGCATCGACAGCGCCGCGCCGCCGCGGCCGTCACCATCAACACGGGTGAGCACGATGCCGGTGAGGCCGACGCGCTCATCGAACGCGCGTGCAAGGTTGACGGCGTCCTGGCCGGTGAGGGAGTCCGCAACCAGCAGCACTTCATGCGGATTGGCGGCGGTTTTAACCGCAGCTGCTTCACGCATCATCTCTTCATCGAGCGTGGTACGGCCGGCGGTGTCGAGCAGCACGACATCGTAACCGCCGAGCTTGCCCGCCTGCAGCGCGCGTTGCGCAATCTGCTGCGGTATCTGGCCGGCGACGACCGGCAGTGTTTCGATGGAGAGATCGCGGCCGAGCACCGCGAGCTGTTCCTGTGCCGCCGGACGGTAGACGTCGAGCGAGGCCATCAGGACTTTTTTCTTGTCGCGCTGGGTGAGGCGTCGCGCGAGCTTCGCGGTGGTCGTGGTCTTACCGGAGCCCTGCAGGCCGACCATCATGATCGCGATCGGCGCGGGCGCGTTGAGGTCGATGAGCTGGCCGTCGGAGCCGAGCGTTTCCACGAGCTGATCGTGGACGATCTTCACGACCATCTGGCCGGGCGTCACCGACTTGACGACGGTTGCGCCGATCGCCTGTTCGCGGACCTTGTCGGTGAACGAGCGCACGACTTCGAGCGCGACGTCCGCTTCCAAAAGCGCACGGCGCACTTCGCGCATCGCGGCGTCGACATCGGCCTCCGACAGCGCACCGCGCCGCGTCAGCTTGTCGAGAATGCCTCCGAGCCTTTCCGACAGATTGTCGAACATCTCAGCGTCGTATCCCGTTACGCTCCGGATGGAGCAATGATCCAAACAATTTTACGCCCGAGGGCGCACAGCGCTGTCGGGCGTTGACCTCCGGCGTCTCGCACCGGGCGGCGGGTCGAAAAGAAAACCTTTTCGAGAAGTGGCGCGGTTAAAGCCTTCCCGGCCCGGAAAGTCAAGAAAGGAGCGGAAAAAGCGGCTTTTATGGCTGAAAGCGGGCGTCGCGGAGCTGTTATTTGCCTCCCGGCCCGATTTTGGGGTCAATCGAAGCATGAAACTCACCCGTCGCGGCTTTTTCGGAACTTTCGCCGGTCTTCTGGCGGTCGCAGGCGGGTCCTCGGCGTGGGCATCCCGGATGAAGACCTATAGCGGCCCGGTTTCGGATCATTTCGACGGCTTGCACTTTTTCGACCCGCACGGTGCGCCGCCTCGGCCGCTGGCCGACCTGCTGCGCTGGCGCTTTGGCCGAAACTCCTCGAAATGGCCGGACTGGGTGCCGAGCGGGTTTGCCGATACGCCGCCGTTAAGCGTCACCGGCAGCAAAGTCCGCCTGTCCTTCGTCGGGCATGCGAGCTGGCTGATCCAGACCGCGGGGTTGAACATTCTGGTCGATCCGGTGTGGTCGGAGCGGGCCTCGCCGCTTTCTTTCGCCGGCCCGAAGCGCGTCAACGATCCCGGTATCGCGTTCGAGGCGCTGCCGCCGATCGACGCCGTACTGGTGTCGCACGGCCATTACGATCACCTCGATATGCGCACGCTCTCAAAGCTTGCGGCGAAATTCTCGCCGCGCGTCATCACGCCGCTCGGCAATGATGTGACCATCAAATCGAACAATGATGCGGTACGCGCCGAAGCATATGACTGGAACGATCGCGTCGAGATTGGCAACGGCGTATCGGTGACGCTGGTGGCGACGCGGCATTGGAGCGCGCGCGGCCTGTTCGACCGCAACAAGGTGCTGTGGGCGAGCTTCGTGCTGGAGACGCCTGCGGGCAAAATCTACATCGTGTGTGATTCCGGCTATGGCGATGGCGGACACTTCCGCCGGGTGCGCGAGGCGCATGGGCTGTTGCGGCTCGCGATCCTGCCGATTGGCGCTTACGAGCCGCGCTGGTTCATGCGCGACCAGCATATGAATCCATCGGATGCGGTGAAGGCGCTTGGCGACTGCGGAGCCGAGATGGCGTTGGCGCATCATCACGGCACGTTCCAGCTCACCGACGAGGCGATCGACGCGCCCGCGAATGATCTTACTGTTGCGCTCGATCAGGCGAAGGTGCCGCGCGACACCTTCGCTGTTTTGAAGCCGGGACAGATATTCGAGATCTGACCGCTTTCACCGGTTATGGTTTCGGCTTGATCTCGTAGCTCACGTGAACGGAGACCCGCAGTGTCTGTTCGCCGGGCACGATCGGAGTCGGTGCCGCAGCAAGAGTTGCGTCCATCCTTCGGAACGCGATCGGCGGCGGCGCGCCATCTTCGGCGATGCTGAGTGGCGCACCAAGAGTTACGCCCGCGGATTGGGCATAAATCGCGGCCTTACGGTGCGCATCTTCCACCGCCTTGGCGCGAGCTTCGTCGAGCAGTTTTGACGATTGCGAGACCGAAAAGCCGATGCCGCCGATATCGTTGGCGCCGGAGGCGACCAGCGCGTCGATGGTGTCGCCGATCTTGGCGATGTCGCGCAGTCTGACGCTGACGCGATTGGTCGCGCGATAGCCGGTGATCTGCGGCGGCGCGTTTGAATTGTTCCGGCTCGTCATCTGGGGGTGCAGCGAAATTTGCGAGGTCTGGACATCCTTTGGTGCGATGCCGGTTCCTTTCAGGGCGGCCAGCACATCGTTCATTGCCTTGGCGTTGGCTTCGCTCGCGGCGCGCGCGGTCTTTGCTTCCGTTGTCACACCAGCTTCGATCTCCGCCAGATCGGGCGCGGCTGACACAGTGGCCTGTCCGCTGACCGAAATCGAGGGCGGCACAGGTTGAGCGAGCGCGGGCGAGGCGAGCGCGAGGCACGCGGCGGCGACGAGACAACGCATGATAATGAACTCCTTAGTTCAGGGGGACGAAGACGTTGATGATGAGTTTGTCTTCTTCGGTCTTGAGCGGGTCAGTGACGTATTCCTCGATGAAGCTGTCTTTCGCCTCCAGCTTCTTCTCATCGAGATAATTGGTGATGGCCTCGTAGGTGTTGTCCATGTTGTCGTAGGAGCCGCGATGGACGAATTTCAACACCTTGCCTTCGGGCGATTGGGTGATGCTCATGTCCTTGGGCAAATTCTTCGGCTCCTGATTGACGGGCATTTCGGCCTGGAAGGTGAAGCCGGCGTCGTCGGTTGACGTGTAGACAATGATCACAGGGCCCGCGGGCTCGATCTTTTGCTTGGCGAGCAAGGTGTTCAGCGCCTTGATAGAATCCGTCAGCGTCTCGAACGCCGAATCCCACACGGCTTTGCCCTTGAGCGCGACGACCTTTTTTGCGGTTAGAGTGGTTTCCTCGCCGAACGGATCGGCTGGCTGCACTTTGGCCGGAGGTGCTGCTTCGGTCGCGGGTGAAGCAGGTGCGGGCGTAGCTGCTGCGGGTGGAGTGGCTGGAGCGGTGGGTGCGGACGATTCAGGCGGTGTCGCCGGAGCTGTGACGGCAGGAGCAGGGGTGGCTGCAGGTGCGGGGGGCGTCGCGGGAGCGAGCGTAGTGGGAGGCGCGACCGGCTTGTCGGCTGTTGTGGGAGGGGGCGTCGTCGGGGTCGCGGGCGACTGTGCGGATGCCGGAATTATTGCCATTGAGGCCGCCGCGAGAGCGATCGGGACCAGCAAAACCAGTCGGGTCGAGCGGGACGTCATCCGGGAAATCTCCATTTTATCCGGGTTTGCGTAGTCTGAGCGTAGCATGGCGTGATATGCGCGTCTCAAAGGGTCGGGAGGCGGGGCAGTGGGCTGGTCATTGTCGCCATCCTCGCCATATAAAGCGCCTGGATTTTGACCATGACCGTGCTCGCCAATCATAGCTTCGCCAAGATGAACGGAATCGGAAACGAGATCGTCGTTGTCGATCTGCGTACGTCCGATTCACAGATCACGCCGGCCGAAGCCCGTGCCATCGCCGCACCAGACGGCGTGCCTTACGATCAATTGATGGTGTTGCAGACGCCGCGGCTGCCCGGCACCAGCGCCTTCATCCGTATCTATAATAATGACGGCTCCGAGGCAGGCGCCTGCGGCAACGGAATGCGTTGCGTGGCCAAGCGTGTATTCGGCGCAAGCGGCGAGAAAGCCGCGACCTTCGAGACCCGCGCGGGACTCCTGAACTGCTGGCAGGGGCCGTCACCAGATCTTTACACGGTCGATATGGGCGTACCGAAGTTCGGCTGGCAGGACATTCCGCTCGCCGAGGAATTTCGCGACACGCGCTATATCGAATTGCAGGTCGGGCCGATCGATGCGCCGGTGCTGCATTCGCCATCCGTCGTCAGTATGGGCAACCCACATGCGATCTTCTGGGTCGCCGATATAGACGCCTATGATCTCGAACGGTTCGGGCCGCTTCTGGAAAATCACCCGATCTTTCCCGAGCGCGCCAACATCACGCTCGCCCATATCGTCGATCGCGATCACATCCGCATGCGCACTTGGGAGCGCGGCGCCGGTCTCACCAAAGCGTGCGGCTCGGCGGCGTGCGCGACGGCAGTGGCAGCGGCACGATTGAAGCGCACCAATCGCATTGTGCAGATGAGCCTGCCCGGTGGCGATCTCACCATCGAGTGGCGCGAGAGCGACGACCACGTTCTGATGACCGGCGCCGCCGTGCTGGAATATGAAGGCATCTTCGATCCAGCGCTGTTCGCGGCGCTTGCCTGACATGACGGTCGAGCTCGTCACCTTCGGTTGCCGCCTCAATCTTGCTGAATCGGAGACGATGCGCGCCGAGGCGGGAGCCGCGGGCGTGCACGATGCATTTATCGTCAATACCTGCGCGGTGACGAGCGAAGCGGTGGCGCAGGCGCGCCAGACCATCCGCCGTCTGCGACGCGAGCAGCCCGAGCGCAGGATCATCGTCACCGGCTGCGCGGCGCAGACCGATCCCGCAATGTTCGCGGACATGCCGGAAGTTGACCGCGTTCTCGGCAATGACGATAAAATGCGCGCCGATGCCTGGCAGGCGACGCGCAGTGCATTCGATCTTGATGACGGCGAGAAGGTCGCTGTCGCTGACATCATGGCGGTGCGCGAGATGGCGCCGCATCTGGTGGATGGATTTCACAATGGCCAGCCACGCGCCTTCGTGCAGGTGCAAAACGGCTGCGATCATCGCTGCACCTTCTGCATCATTCCGTATGGACGCGGCAATTCGCGTTCGGTGGCGATGGGGGCGGCGGTCGATCAGGTGCGCGTTCTGGTCGAGAACGGCTGTCCCGAAATCGTGCTTACCGGCGTCGACATCACGAGCTACGGCGCGGATTTGCCGGGAACACCGAAATTGGGTGCGCTTGTGAAGCAGATACTCAAGCACGTGCCGGAATTGAAGCGTCTGCGTCTGTCTTCGATCGATTCCGTCGAAGCGGATCGCGATCTGCTCGATGTGATGGCAGACGACGAGCGATTGATGCCGCATCTGCATCTGTCGTTGCAGGCCGGCGATGATCTTATTCTCAAGCGCATGAAGCGGCGGCACTCGCGCGCCGACGCCATCGCGTTCTGCGAGCAGATCAAACGGCTGCGGCCAGACATCGCGTTCGGCGCCGATTTGATCGCAGGTTTTCCGACCGAGGCGGACGGGATGTTCGAACGCTCGCTCGCGCTGGTCGAAGATTGCGATCTCACCTTCCTGCATGTGTTTCCGTACTCGAAACGTCCCGGCACGCCCGCGGCGAAGATGCCGCAGGTCGAGGGCCGCATTGTCAAGGAGCGGGCGAAGCGGCTGCGCGACGCAGGCGAGGCGGCACTGAAGCGCAGGCTTGCGAACGAGGTGGGAAAGATGCGTCATGTTCTGATCGAAAGCGCCACGCAGGGCCGCACCGAACATTTCCTGCCCGTCGCGATTACGGGCGGTGTTGCAGGCGAGGTGCGGGCCATGGCCATTTCGGGCCACGATGGTGCACGCCTAAGCGTGTGACACAGCCTGTTCCGGCGATTCGATCTCTTGCTCGCCGTTCCAGCCGCATGCGCGCAGCCGTTCCTGCAAATGCACGGGCACCGGCGCAACGACGCGCACCGGCGGCTTGTTCTTCGACAGTGGCACGATGATCTCGCGCGAATGCAGATGCAGGCTCGGCTCGCCGAAGCGCGGGCCGTTGCCGTAGATATTGTCGCCGACAATCGGAAATCCCATCGCCGCACAATGCACGCGCAATTGATGGGTGCGGCCGGTGATCGGTTCCAGCGCGAGCCATGTCAGCCCCTCACCGCGTCCCATCACGGTCCAGCGGGATTTGGAAGGCAGTCCGTTCGGATCGGGCTTCTGCCACCAGCCGCGCTCCGCATCGAGCCGCCCGAGCGGAATGTCGATCTCGCCTTCGTTCTCCGCAGGCCCGCCTTCGACCACGGCCCAGTAGGTCTTGCCGATCTTGCCGTGCTTGAACAGAAGCCCGAGCGAGGCAGTGGCCTTGCGGTGACGGCCAAGCACGAGGCAGCCGGAGGTGTCGCGGTCGAGCCGATGCGCCAGCACCGGCGGGCGCGGCAAACCGTAGCGCAGCGCGTCGAACGAAGCTTCGAGGTTGGGGCCACCCTTCGGGCCTTTATGCACGGCGATCCCGGCCGGTTTGTCGACCACCAGCATCAGGCCGTCGCGGTGAAGCACGCGCGCCTGCATTTCTTCGGCGGTCGGCTGTGGCGTATCCATGGTGAAGACCGGCTTTTGTTTCTCGGCCGAACCGGGTAACACACCCCCCGAAATGTTGACAGTCAACAAATGACAGATACGCCGCAGGACAAACCCAAGCAGAGCTGGTGGCAGCGGCTTTCGGCTGGGCTCAAGCGCACGTCCGGTTCGATCGGCAGCGCGCTCACCGATCTCGTCAGCAAGCGCAAGCTCGACCGCGCCATGCTCGAGGACATCGAGGATGTGCTGCTGCGCGCCGATCTCGGAACCGAGGTCGCTGCGCGGATCGCGGCGAAGGTCGGCGAGGGTCGCTACGACAAGGATGTCTCTGCGCAGGATGTTCAGGAGATCGTCGCTGCCGAGGTGGAGAAAGTGCTCGTGCCCGTGGCAAAGCCACTCGTCATCGATGAGAGCCAGAAGCCGTTTGTCATTCTCGTCGTCGGCGTCAACGGCTCCGGCAAGACAACGACGATCGGCAAGCTTGCCGCGAAGTTTATGGCGGAAGGCCGTCGCGTGATGTTGGCGGCGGGAGACACGTTCCGCGCCGCCGCCATCGAACAACTGAAAATCTGGGGTGAGCGCACCGGGGTGCCGGTGATTGCGCGCGCTCACGGTTCGGATGCCGCGAGCCTTGCGTTTGACGCGGCAAGTGAAGCGCGGGCGGACAATCGCGACGTGCTTCTGATCGACACCGCGGGGCGGCTGCAGAATAAAGCCGAACTGATGGTCGAACTGGAGAAGGTGGCGCGCGTCATCAGGAAGGTTGATGCCAGCGCGCCTCACGCGGTGCTTCTGGTGCTGGATGCGACGGTGGGACAAAATGCGCTGTCGCAGGTCGAAGCCTTCCGCAAGACCGCAGGTGTCACGGGCCTTGTCATGACCAAGCTGGACGGCACCGCGCGCGGTGGCATCCTGGTCGCGATCTCGGAGATCTACAAACTGCCGGTGCATTTCATCGGCGTCGGCGAAGGCATCGACGATCTCGCGCCGTTCACCGCGCATGATTTCGCGCTCGCGATCGCGGGCAAGGACACGGTGCAGGGATAATCGGGATCATGGACAAGCGCGTGCCACATCCGCTGTTCAAGCTCGCGACCGAGCTCGGTCCGTTGCTGGTGTTCTTCGCCGCCAACGCCAAGTTCAACCTGTTCGTGGCGACCGGTGCGTTCATGGTCGCGATCGTCGCGGCGGTGATCGCCTCCTACGTGGTGGTGCGCCACGTGCCGCTGATGGCCCTCGTCACGGCGGTGATCGTGCTGGTATTCGGCGGGCTGACGCTCGTGCTGCATGATGAGACGTTCATCAAGATCAAGCCAACCATCATCTACGCGCTATTCGCGGCGACGCTCTTTGTGGGCGTGATGATGGGACGATCGTTCATCGCCATTTTGTTCGATCAGGTCTTCAACCTGACGCCGGAGGGCTGGCGGCTTCTCACGATCCGCTGGGCGATCTTCTTCGCATTTATGGCGGTGCTGAATGAAGTGATCTGGCGTACCCAGAGCACGGATTTCTGGGTCGCGTTCAAGGCCTTCGGCGCGGTGCCGCTGACGGCGGTCTTCGCGATGGCGCAGATGCCGCTCGTCAAACGCTACCAGATCGAGGACGCGACTGCGGAAGCACCGGACAGCGAGCGCGGCGACATCACGAAGAGCTAAAGCGTTCTCCTTGGCGAAAATCCCGGTCTCAATGCTTCTTATCGAGATTGGCGATCTGTCCCGGCGTAATGCCGAAATTATGTGTGAATGCGGCAATGAAGGGTGTGGGACCGGCATACCCAAGATCGTAGGCCGCCGTTTTTACCGGCACGCCGAGTTGTAGCAGGCGAACCGCGGCTGCCATGCGAAGCTGCATTCTCCAAGCCCTCCAACTCATCCCTGTCGTGGTGACAACAATGCGAGACAGGGTGCGTTTGCTAACCCCATGTTCGCGAGCCCAATCGTTCAAATTTCGCGGATCGACCGGATCGCGGGCGAGTGCCGCGGTGATGGCGTCGAACAATGGATGTGCTCTGGGCAGAACGGCCGTCTGAGTCACCTGCCGTGCTGGGCGGAGCATCTGTTGGATTTCTGTTATGGCGGCCTTTAAAAAGTGCAACTGACTTTTTGCGGCCGTATCGTTGTCGCCCAGCCGCAATAATAATTCTCGTAAGAGAGAGGATATCTCCAGCGCGCCCGCCGTTGCAGGAAGTAATCGCGCGATGCGTGGCGCAAGATAAAGACTGTACGTGTTGCGGTCGCATCGTGCGCTTAATCGGTGCGGCAGATCGGGTGGAATCCAGATGCCGTTATCCGCCGACGCCATCCACACCCGTCCATCGACCGTGACTGTGACCAAGTCCCGGGGCGCGAATACGATTTGGCCGTGCGCATGCGCGTGCAGGCCAGGC includes:
- the rplS gene encoding 50S ribosomal protein L19: MNLIQELEKEQLEKLAAGKTIPDFGPGDTVTVNVKVKEGDRTRVQAYEGVCIGRNGGGINESFTVRKISYGEGVERVFPIYSPMIDSIKLVRRGKVRRAKLYYLRGLRGKSARIVEKQDQRQTTTAAAAAE
- a CDS encoding VOC family protein; this translates as MSARPPVAPYLTVSPAAGAVAFYSAAFDAKQKALMPALDGMRIMHCELEINGGTLFLSDAFPEFGKARSPLPGEPVTASVSLEFATSEEVDEVFTRATKLGAVGEVSPTNSFWGTRTAIVRDPFGHRWIMNGPLAT
- the rpsP gene encoding 30S ribosomal protein S16, producing MSVVIRLARAGTKKRPFYHVVVADSRFPRDGRFIERLGYFNPLLPKDNEARLKLDMEQVKAWLAKGAQPSDRVMRFLDAAGVAKRTARNNPEKAVPRKERKAAAEAPKA
- a CDS encoding MBL fold metallo-hydrolase, giving the protein MKLTRRGFFGTFAGLLAVAGGSSAWASRMKTYSGPVSDHFDGLHFFDPHGAPPRPLADLLRWRFGRNSSKWPDWVPSGFADTPPLSVTGSKVRLSFVGHASWLIQTAGLNILVDPVWSERASPLSFAGPKRVNDPGIAFEALPPIDAVLVSHGHYDHLDMRTLSKLAAKFSPRVITPLGNDVTIKSNNDAVRAEAYDWNDRVEIGNGVSVTLVATRHWSARGLFDRNKVLWASFVLETPAGKIYIVCDSGYGDGGHFRRVREAHGLLRLAILPIGAYEPRWFMRDQHMNPSDAVKALGDCGAEMALAHHHGTFQLTDEAIDAPANDLTVALDQAKVPRDTFAVLKPGQIFEI
- the ffh gene encoding signal recognition particle protein, encoding MFDNLSERLGGILDKLTRRGALSEADVDAAMREVRRALLEADVALEVVRSFTDKVREQAIGATVVKSVTPGQMVVKIVHDQLVETLGSDGQLIDLNAPAPIAIMMVGLQGSGKTTTTAKLARRLTQRDKKKVLMASLDVYRPAAQEQLAVLGRDLSIETLPVVAGQIPQQIAQRALQAGKLGGYDVVLLDTAGRTTLDEEMMREAAAVKTAANPHEVLLVADSLTGQDAVNLARAFDERVGLTGIVLTRVDGDGRGGAALSMRAVTGKPIKLIGTGEKTDALEDFHPSRIASRILGMGDIVSLVEKAAANIDAEKAARTAEKMRKGKFDLADLREQLAQMQNLGGLGGLMGMMPGIAKMKNQLAAANLDDRIVKRQMAVIDSMTRAERKNPDVLKASRKKRIAAGAGVKVEDVNKLLKMHRGMADMMKAMGQGKRGPMAGLAQMMGFGGGMPSPEQIQQLKDQMPQGLPQGPGGMPSLPKDFPGLPSGLGGLGKPNLPGLGGFPGLGKKK
- the trmD gene encoding tRNA (guanosine(37)-N1)-methyltransferase TrmD, with protein sequence MTWRATVLTLFPEMFPGPLGVSLAGRALASDIWRLDVRDIRASATDRHRSVDDTPSGGGPGMVLRADVLAAAIDAAGCDFDQPRLLMSPRGRPLTQKRVVELAGGPGPIIVCGRFEGVDQRVIEARGLEEVSIGDYVLSGGELGAMVLIDACVRLLPGVMGKLASGTEESFSDGLLEYPQYTRPQTFEGHEIPDVLTSGDHARVESWRRAQAESLTRARRPDLWAARIGSKTPKNTTDQ
- the rimM gene encoding ribosome maturation factor RimM (Essential for efficient processing of 16S rRNA), encoding MTRAARICVAKIGAAHGVRGEVRLWPFTEDPMAVIDYGPLSTKDGARQFEVARARAAKDHLVASLKGVTNRDEAERLNGIELYISRDALPDTNEGEYYHADLIGLAALDPQGAAIGTVTAIHNFGAGDIIEIAPKSGPSLLLPFTNAVVPTVDLAAGRVVVDLPQEIEGDSPDPADSAP
- the leuC gene encoding 3-isopropylmalate dehydratase large subunit, whose amino-acid sequence is MAKPTTLYDKIWNDHLVDEQPDGTCLLYIDRHLVHEVTSPQAFEGLRVSGRKVHAPEKTLAVVDHNVPTTDRSKPNPDPESAEQIAALATNARDFGVQYFNEFDKRQGIVHVIGPEQGFTLPGSTIVCGDSHTSTHGAFGALAHGIGTSEVEHVLATQTLIQKKAKNMRAVVDGKLPEGVTAKDIILAIIGEIGTAGGTGYVLEYAGDAIRALTMEGRMTVCNMSIEGGARAGLIAPDEKAYEFLKGRPLSPKAAQWEQAVRYWDTLRTDEGAHFDHEIRLDAANLPPIVTWGTSPEDVASVAGIVPDPAKIADEAKRLSKERALAYMGLKAGTKITDIKLDRVFIGSCTNGRIEDLRAAAEVINGHTVNGNVNAMVVPGSGLVKEQAEAEGLDKIFIKAGFEWREPGCSMCLAMNPDKLSPEERCASTSNRNFEGRQGFKGRTHLVSPAMAAAAAIAGHFVDIRDWKAA